CGTCGACGCTGTTGAGCGTCATTACCACCGTCAGCGGCCCGGTTGCTTCGACCTTGGCAATGTTCTTGTTCAGGCTCATGCCGTTGAAGTACGGGAACTCGGTGGGGTAGGCCTTGCGGAACGGATGCTGCGGGTCAAGCATGCGGTTGAAGGTAAACAGCACGTCGTCGGCGTTGAAATCCCGGGTCGGCGTGAAGTAATCGGTGGTATGAAATTTCACCCCTTCGCGCAGGTGGAAGGTGTACTTCAAGCCATCTTCGGAAATGTCCCAGCTCGTCGCCAGGCCTGGGACTACATTGGTCGCGCCTTTTTCAAACTCGGCCAGGCGGTTGTACAGCGGTTCGGCGGCATCGTTGTCGGTGGCCGTGGTGTATTGCGCGGTGTCGAAACCGGCGGGGCTGCCTTCGGAACAAAACACCAGGCTGCCACCGGCGGCCTGGGCTGCGGAGGTGGCGGCCAACAGGCCGGTGCCCAGCAATGCGGATAAAACCAAGGTATGGCGCATGACGCTCCCTCTCTCGTTTCGGGGTGTTGATCAGTGATCCGGTGTCCTTCCGGGGACAGGTCCGGAGCACTGGGCTCATTCCATTGCGTAAACAGCGATGCCACAGGGCCAGCAAACCGGCAGCCCCGACGTTATGGGTCGTGGGCCAGGCGGTAAATGCGGAAACGCCTGAAAGACTTGTGGGAAAAGGCGACACGTCCTAAACCAACTGCTGTGGGACGCAGTGCTTTTGGATGTAGGCAATTTCCTAGGTCTTGGTCTCGGCAGACAGGGCGACGGCATGGCGTGGGAGCGAGTCCTGCTCGCGATGGCGTCGTTGATAGTCCGCCATCGCGCTCAGAAAGGGGCTGCTACGCCCGAAGCGTCGGACCGGCCCAGCGGGAGCAAGCTCCCTCGCCACAGGTCACCTTACTTGCTGATGCTGACGCCGTAGAAGGAGTTCAAGCCAAAGGGGCTGATCTTGAAGTCCTGCACGTTGGCGCGCATGGGTTGATACACCGTCGAGTGAGCGATAGGTGTCATTGGCACAGCATCCTTGAGGACGTGTTGCGCCTGTTTGTACAGTTCGGTGCGCTTGGCCTGGTCGGTGGTGCGCTTGGCTTCTTTCACGAGGCCATCGAACTTCTTGTCACACCATTTGGAGAAGTTGTTGCCGGCCAGCGAGTCGCAGCCGAACAGCACGTTGAGCCAGTTGTCCGGGTCACCGTTGTCACCGCTCCAGCCAATGATCATGGCCTGGTTCTCGCCGCCCTTGGAACGCTTGATGTACTCGCCCCATTCGTAGCTGACGATGTTGACGTTCAGGCCGATTTTCTTCCAATCGGACTGCAGCATCTCGGCCATCAACTTGGCGTTCGGGTTGTACGGACGCTGCACCGGCATCGCCCACAGGGTGATGTTGGTGCCTTCCTTGACGCCGGCTTCCTTGAGCAGCTCCTTGGCTTTCTCAGGATCGTACTTGGCGTCCTTGATGGTGGTGTCGTAGGACCACTGGGTCGGCGGCATGGCGTTGACCGCCAGTTGGCCGGCGCCCTGGTACACCGAGTCGATGATCTGTGGCTTGTTGACCGCCATGTCCAGCGCCTGGCGGACCTTCAGGTTGGCCAGCACGTTCGGCTCGTTGCTGCCCTTGATCTTGTCCATCACGTTGTAGGCGATATAGCCCAGGTTGAAACCCGCCTGGTCAGGCATCTTCAACGCTTTGTCTTCCTTCAGGGCCTTGAGGTCGGCCGGGCGTGGGAAGAGGGTGATCTGGCATTCGTTTTTCTTGAGCTTCTGCATGCGCACCGACGGGTCGGTGGTGATGGCGAAGATCAGGTTGTCGATCTTCACGTCGTCAGGCTTCCAGTAGTCCTTGTTCCCGGTGTAGCGGATGTTGGAGTCTTTCTGATAGCTCTTGAACACGAACGGGCCAGTGCCGACCGGCTTCTGGTTGATGTCCGGGGCCTTGCCTTCCTTGAGCAGTTGGGCGCCGTATTCGGCGGACTGGATCGAGGCGAAGCTCATCGCCATGTTCTGGATGAACGCGGCGTCTACATCCTTGAGGGTGAACTTGACGGTGTGGTCGTCGACTTTATCGATCTTGGTGATGTTGGTGTCCATCCCCATGTCGGTGAAGTACGGGAATTCGGTCGGGTACGCCTTACGGAAAGGGTCGTCCTTGTTGATCATGCGGTTGAACGTGAACAGCACGTCGTCGGCATTGAATTCACGGGTCGGCTTGAAGTACGAGGTAGTGTGGAACTTGACGCCTTCACGCAGGTGGAAAGTGTAGGTGAGGCCGTCTTCGGAAATGTCCCACTTGGTGGCCAGGCCAGGAATCACGGCGGTGCCGCCGCGCTCAAACTGGGTCAGGCGGTTGAACATGGTTTCTGCAGAGGCGTCGAAGTCGGTTCCGGTGGTGTACTGACCAGGGTCGAAACCGGCCGGGCTGCCTTCGGAGCAGAACACCAGGTTAGTCGCGGCGGAAGCGAAAGGAGCGCTGGCTAACAAGCCTGCGCCGACTAAAAACGGAATGACCGCGTGTTTAAGCATGTTGGCCTCATGATTTGTTGTCATTTTTGGATTTGAGGGCGACCTCGTGAGTCGTCCTGCGGATACTTATGCAGGCCCCATACCCAATGCAAGATCCAGAGCGGTTACAAGTCTGAAACAGTGGCACGAACGTACCTTAATGTCGCATCTTTGTAACTTCTGACGCATTTGACCGTTTGCGCAGGCTTTTTTGGGGCGAAACGCGCTCCTTGGCGGTGCGGCGCAAGGCCGCGACGCACCGCCATGGGGCGGGTTTTACTTGTTCAAACCCACGCCGTAGAAGGGTGTGAGGCCAAATGGGCTGAGTTTGAAATCCACCACTTCCTTGCGTATCGGCTGGAACACCGTTGAGTTGGCAATGGGCGTGATGGGCACCTGCTGCTTGAGGATTTTCTGCGCCTGCTGGTACAGCTCGATCCGTTTTTGCCGGTCGGCCGCGACCTTGGCTTGCTGGACCAACCGGTCGTAGGCCGGGTCGCACCACTTGGCGTAGTTGCTGCCCTTGACCGCCGCGCAGCTATAAAGCACGCCGAGCCAGTTGTCCGGATCGCCGTTGTCGCCGGTCCAGCCGTAGATCATCGCGTCGTGTTCGCCGTTCTTGGCGCGCTTGATGTACTCGCCCCATTCGTAGCTGACGATGTTGGCCTTGATGCCAATCCTGGCCCAATCCTGCTGGATCATTTGCGCCGACATCCGCGCGTTGGGGTTGGAGGCGCGCTGCACCGTCATCGCCCACAAATCAATGGTTGTACCGGGCGCAACCCCGGCTTCCTTAAGGAGCGCCTTGGCCTTGGTCACGTCATGGGGCGCGTCCTGGATCGCCGGGTCGAACGACCACTGGGCCGGCGGCAAGGCGTTCTGCGCCAGCTGCCCGGCGCCTTGGTAAACGGCCTTGATGATCGCCGGTTTATCGATGGCCATGTCCAGCGCCTGGCGGACCTTGAGCTGGTCCAGCGGCGGGTGCGTCACGTTGTAGGCCAGGAAACCGAGATTGAAACCGGGCTGCTTGAGCACCCGCAGGTTCGGGTCTTGCTCCATCACCTCGATGTCGGCCGGGCGCGGATAACCGCTGACCTGGCATTCGCCGCGCTTGAGCTTTTGCAGGCGCACGGCGGCGTCCGGGGTGATGGAAAAAATCAGGTTGTCGAGCTTCACGTCCTCGGGCTTCCAGTACGCGGTGTTGGCGGTGTAGCGGATCTGCGAATCCTTCTGGTAACGCTTGAACACGAACGGCCCGGTGCCGACGGGTTTCTGGTTCAGGTCGCCGGCCTTGCCTTCCTTCAATAATTGCGCGGCGTATTCGGCGGACTGCACCGAGGCAAAACTCATCGCCAGGTTCTGTACGAAAGCCGCATCGACGTTGTTCAGGCTGAAGCGGACGGTGTGCTCGTCGACTTTCTCGACGTTTTTGATCGTGGTGTTCAGGCCCATGTCGGTGAAGTACGGCGATTCGGTGGGGTAGGCCTGGCGAAACGGGTGTTGTGGGTCGAGCAGGCGTTGGAAGGTGAACAGCACGTCGTCGGCGTTGAAGTTGCGGGTGGGGGTGAAGTAGTCGGTGGTGTGAAATTTCACGCCGTCGCGCAGGTGGAAGGTGTAGGCCAGGCCATCGGGCGATACGTCCCAGCTCGTCGCCAATCCGGGTTCGACCTCGGTGCCGCCGCGCTTGAATTGGGTGAGGCGGTTGAAGACGGTTTCGGCCGAGGCGTCGAAGTCGGTACCGCTGGTGTATTGGCTGGGGTCGAAGCCGGCGGGGCTGGCTTCGGAGCAGTAGACCAGGGTGGTGGCGGCCTGGGCCAGTGGGGCGCTGCCGATCAGGGCCAGGGCGAGCAGGAGGGGCTTGAAGGTGGTTCTGTCCATGAAATCCCTTGGGGGCGGTGAGGTTTTCAGCAGAGTAGCGTTGCGGGTGGGGGTGTTGGAAATATCGAAAAGTGAGGGGGACCGTGGGGTTTGGGTATAGCTTCTTGGGTGAGGCGGCCTGATAGCCGGCCTGGTTCTTCCTGCTGTACTCCGATCAAACTGTGGGGAGCTTGCTCGCGATGGCGGCCTTCCAGTCGGGTACATATCCATTGCTGCGGTAACGGCTACTTAGGGTTCCGCCCTTACGGCGGGTCACTTTTGGAGGAGCCGGGAGCCGGACCAGCCAAAAGTAACCAAAAGCGCTTTGCCCCACCACTCGGCACCTCGCTTAGCTCGGTGTGCCCTCACTCCGGCATTGCTCCGTGGGCCCGCCGCGATGGGCCATCCATGGCCCTGCGCGGCTATCCCGGCATCCATGCCGGGATGCCCACTCCACAATGCCTGCGTTCGGCCATCGTGGTTAACGGGGCCCTCAGATCAAAAGCCGGGCCGAGGCGGCCTTATAGCCGACCTGGCTCTTGCGGTCGTGCACCCTTCAAATCTGTGGGAGCAAAGCTTGCTCGCGAGGCGGCCTGGTAGCCGACCTGGCTCTCCCGGTCATATCCCAATCCATTGTGGGAGCGAGCCTGCTCGCGAAGGCGGCCTAGTAGCCGGCCTATCTCTCACGAATGTACCCGATCAGTTGTGTGTGGGTTTGTTCGCGAAGGTGGCCTGAAAGCCCAGGTATGAAGGCTGGTCATTTCATGCCTAAGAAAAATATTTTGACTTTTCAAGGCGGCCGAATCTTTCGCTGTCCACATTCCATAAAACGTGGACAGTTCTCTCGTGCTGTTTTTGGAGATGTCAAAACTATTGTGCGACTCCGTTCTGAGAAGACCCCAGCAGAGGTCGAAGCAATATGTCTATGTCCCGCCGACCACCAAACCCGTGGCGAGGGAGCTTGCTCCCGCTGGGGCGCGAAGCGGCCCCAACAGCAGCGACTGCATTCATCTGACGTACCGAGGTGTCAGGTTTGGGGCTGCTGCGCAGCCCAGCGGGAGCAAGCTCCCTCGCCACGGGGTTGCTGCGCCAGGAGGTGTGATGAGTCATTCATTTTTGTCGGAAGGATCATCGGTCCTGAAACGAAACATCCCACAGCTTTTTAGGGTTGCCGGTCGGAAGTGGGGGCTCTAACCTTTGAACGTCGCTGCCAAAGCAGCGATCGGGTGTGGAAACCTGAATTAGTAGGGCATGGCTGAACATCGTGTTGCCGACGTCTCGTTTCGTCTGCAAACTGCGTCCTGGCGGCTGTGCGTGGGCAGACTTCGGTCTGGCCGGGTCCTGCTTACCGGTATTTCCACCCCGCGTACAGCTGCCACCTATTGTCGCGTGGAAACGACACAGGGATGGCTCCAACTTTTTAAGCAGGAGCATTGAATATGGATAAGTCAGTCCCCGATCCCCCCTTCAACAGAACAAACCCCCTAGCAGAATTCGACGCCATCGAAGACCTGCTAAAAGACCGAGCCGCCGCCGATCGGGCCCTCGATCATTACCTCAATCCGAAGCCTTCAAAGCCCAGTACCGATCCACGCATCGATAGCCTGTTCTCCGTTACCGCCAAGGCCGACACCGATACGCTGTTGACCAGCACTTCCGAAACCCTAGCCTCGATCAAGACCATGGCCGAGGACCTGGCGTTTGAAGTGGAGGGCACGCGGCGCAGTGTGGCGTTGGGAATTCATCAGTTGGTGGAGTTGTGCCAGTTGCTGGTGGACAAGGCGTTGGATCAGCTTGAAGCGCCGGCGAGCCCAGCACCTTGAGAGCCGCTGTACAGGCATACACCTGACAGATCTGACAGTAGCGACGCTGTGCGCCTGGAGGTAGGTTGGATCCAGGCGCGCTCCTCTTCTGTAGCGATGCCGTTATTACTTTATTCATTGGAAGAGGTGTAATCATGGCCGCTAAAGAAATTCGCATATCTATCGAAGACCTGGATCGTGATAGTAGCCCAGAGGTCCTGTTCGAGTTCTACAGCGGGAAAGAGCTGGATTTTTCCACCTCTGTGTCCTCCTCTCTGAAGAACGGCCGCTACGACAAGGTGGACGTAAAAGGAGATGCCGACGGGGATGGCGATTTTGATGCGCAGGATGATGAGTTGTTCATCCAGCTCGCTAAAGCGGCCGTTGCCTTGCTGAAATAAGATGTATGGACCGTGTCGCCAGGCTAAAGGGGCCTCCCCTAACAGGCGGATCAATTGCAATCAGTGCGATTGACCCGCTGCCTTGGATGGTTACTGCATCAACACCTCAACCACCCCATCCGCCGTCATCGTTACCTTACTGGTGCCCGCTTCCACCTCAGGCGTCACCGACTCCGCATCCATGGACGCCGCTTTCATCATCATCTGCGGGCGCATGTACGGTTGTGGATAACCATTGGTATTGAAGTTCAGGTTGACGATTTTGTAACCCTTGCCGCCCAAGGCTTCGGTGGCGAGTTGGGCGCGCGCCTTGAAGGCGTTGACGGCGTCCTTGAGCAGGGCGTCTTCGCTGGTCTGGCGAGTGGCGGTGGCGATGGCGAAGTCCATGCCGCCCATTTTCATGTCGCTGAGCAATTCGCCGGTGAGTTTGGACAGGGCGGCGAAGTCGGCGCTTTCCAGGCGCAGTTCGGCGCGTTCGCGCCAGCCGGTGATTTTCCCGCCTTTGTTGTCGTAGATCGGGTAGCTGTTGCGGCTGCCCTGGCTCAGGTTGATGCCCTTGACCTGTTTGGCCTGGCCTATGGCTTTATTCAGGGTGGTGCTGACGGCGGCGGCGAGCTTGGCCGGGTCGGTGTTCTGTTCCTCGGTGTAGAGGGTGACGATCATCAGGTCGCGGGCCACTTCCTGGCTGGCTTCGGCGCGCAGGGAGATCTGGTTGTAATGAAGCTCGTCGGCGGCCAGGGCCGGCAGGCTGGCGACGGTGCCGAGGCTGAGGGCGAGCAGGGCGGCGGGGCGACTGAACGTGTGCATGAAAGCTCCTTGGGATGATGCGCAGGGGTGTAGGTTCCGGGCCTGCGTGAACGATAAGACTCTAGCGTTTATGGTGCGGTTCGCACAGTTACAACTTCTATACAGATCAGCTCGGTGAAGGGCTTTCTGTGGCGAGGGGATTTATCCCCGCTGGACTGCGTAGCAGTCCCAGAATTGCCATGCCCCAGCTCGGCGTGGTGCCTGACCTTTTTGGGGGCCGCTTCGCGCCCCAGCGGGGATAAATCCCCTCGCCACAATGGTCGGTGTGTCATTTCGGGGCTGTGGCGCTTTGCCGCATATCTGCCTCTGCCCGCCGTGCGTTGGTTATACTCCGTGCGATCCGCCTGGAGCGCTCATCAGGAGAGCTCATGCTCGCCCCTTTGCAAATGACTTCCGCTTCTCGCCAGAATCTCTGGCGCCTGACGTTTATCCGCATTCTGGTCCTCGCGGCCCAGGCCGGCTCCGTGGGGCTTGCCTATTGGTTCGACCTGCTGCCGCTGCCCTGGCTGCAATTGGCGATTACCCTGGTTTTCTCCAGCGTACTCTGCGCGTTGACGGCGATTCGCCTGCGCACCTCATGGCCAGTGACCGAACTTGAATACGCCGTGCAACTGGCCTGCGACCTGTTTATCCACAGCGCGCTGCTGTATTTTTCCGGTGGCTCCACCAACCCCTTCGTCTCTTATTACCTGGTGCCGCTGACCATCGCTGCCGTGACGTTGCCGTGGCGGTTTTCGCTGATCCTGTCTGGCATCGCCCTGGCGCTGTACACCTTGTTGCTGGCGCGGTTCTATCCGCTGGAAACCTTCCCCATCGCCCGGGAAAACCTGCAGATCTACGGCATGTGGTTGAGCTTCGCCCTGGCCGCCGCGGTCATCACCTTCTTTGCCGCGCGCATGGCCGAGGAGCTGCGCCGCCAGGAAGAGTTGCGCGCCATTCGCCGCGAAGAAGGCCTGCGGGACGAGCAACTGCTGGCCGTGGCGACCCAGGCCGCCGGCGCCGCCCACGAGTTGGGCACACCGCTGGCGACCATGAGCGTGCTGCTCAAGGAAATGCGCCAGGATCACAAAGACCCGGCGTTGCAGGAAGACCTCAGCGTGCTGCAGGACCAAGTCAAGCTCTGCAAGGAGACCCTGCAATACCTGGTGCGCGCCGCCGAGGCCAATCGCCGGTTGGACATCGACATGCAGGCAGTCACGTTCTGGCTCGACGATGCCCTGAATCGCTGGCACCTGATGCGCCCCGAAGCCAGTTACCGCTTCCAGTGCCTGGGCAAGGGCACGGTGCCGCGCATGGCGCCGCCGCCGGACTTGACCCAAGCGCTGCTGAATCTGCTGAACAATGCCGCCGACGCCTGCCCCGAAGGCTTGGAAGTGGTATTGGACTGGGATGCCTATGAACTGACGATCTGCATTCGCGACCACGGCGCCGGTGTGCCGCTGGCGATTGCCGAGCAGATCGGCAAACCGTTTTTTACCACCAAGGGCAAAGGTTTCGGCCTGGGCCTGTTTTTGAGCAAGGCCAGCGTGACACGCGCCGGCGGCTCGGTGAAACTCTACCCCCATGAGGAAGGCGGCACGCTCACCGAGCTGCGCCTGCCCCATGCCGACCGAGGAGACGAATATGAGTGACGAGATCCAAGTCGACGGCGAAGAACTGCCGCACCTGCTGCTGGTGGATGACGACGCCACCTTCACCCGCGTCATGGCCCGCGCCATGTCCCGCCGCGGTTTTCGCGTCAGCACCGCCGGTTCTGCCGAGGAGGGCCTGACCATCGCCCAGGCCGACCTGCCGGACTATGCCGCCCTCGACCTGAAAATGGACGGCGATTCGGGCCTGGTGCTGCTGCCCAAGCTGCTGGAACTGGACCCGGAAATGCGCGTGGTGATCCTCACCGGTTATTCGAGCATCGCCACCGCGGTCGAAGCCATCAAGCGCGGCGCCTGCAATTACCTATGCAAACCGGCGGATGCCGATGACGTGCTGGCGGCGCTGCTGTCCGAACACGCCGACCTCGACACCTTGGTGCCGGAAAACCCCATGTCGGTGGATCGCCTGCAATGGGAGCACATCCAGCGCGTGCTGACCGAGCACGAAGGCAACATCTCCGCCACGGCCCGCGCCTTGGGCATGCACCGGCGGACCTTGCAGCGCAAATTGCAAAAGCGTCCGGTACGTCGCTGAACCTGCGCTGAACAGATGTTGTCCACCCCCGCGACACATCGGGCCGTTGCTCTATATGATCGGCCCGAGTCTGTTCTTTTCTTTATAGAGCCTTAACCATGAATCAGAACGCTGAATATTCCGCGGTCAATGACGCGGTGCGCGGCCAGTTTTTCCGCCGTGTCTGGCAAATGACCACGCCATACTGGCGCAGTGAGGAGAAGGGCAAGGCCTGGATGCTTTTGATCGCCGTGATAGCGCTGTCGTTGTTCAGCGTGGCGATTTCGGTGTGGTTCAACAATTGGAACAGGGATTTCTACAATGCCCTGCAAGAGAAGGAGAGCGCGGCATTCTGGCGGTTGATCCTGTACTTCTGCGGTATCGCTGCGGTGGCGATCCTCGGCGCGGTGTACCGTTTGTATCTCACGCAGATGCTCACCATTCGCTGGCGGGCCTGGCTCACCGAGCAGCACTTCGCCCGCTGGCTCGATGACAAGAATTACTACCGACTGGAGCAGGGCGGCTATACCGACAACCCCGACCAGCGGATATCCGAAGACCTCAACAGTTTCACCACCAACACGCTGGAACTGGGCCTGGGCCTGCTGCGCACCGTGGTCAGCCTGGTATCGTTCTCGATTATCTTGTGGGGCATTTCGGGCAGCATTGAAGTGTTCGGCTACACCATCCCGGGCTATATGTTCTGGTGCGCTCTGATTTATGCGGCGGTGGGCAGCTGGTTGACGCACCTGATCGGTCGTCGCTTGATCGGCTTGAACAACAACCAGCAGCGCTTCGAGGCTGACCTGCGTTTCTCCATGGTTCGGGTGCGCGAGAATGCCGAGAGCATTGCGCTGTATAACGGCGAGCCCAACGAGAATCGCCGTCTGAGCGGGCGTTTTGGCCTGGTCTGGCATAACTTCTGGGACATCATGCGGGTGTCCAAGCGCCTGACGTTCTTCACGTCCGGCTACGGCCAGATCGCGATCATTTTCCCGTTCATGGTCGCCGCGCCGCGCTATTTTTCCGGCAAGATCCAACTGGGCGAACTCATGCAGATAAGTTCGGCGTTCGGTAACGTGCAGGAGAATTTCAGTTGGTTCATCACCGCCTACGCCAACCTCGCCGCGTGGCGGGCCACCTGTGATCGCTTGTTGAGTTTCCGTCAGGCAATGAGTGACAACGAAGACCGCGTGCCGGCCATCGATGTTCAGAACCAGGGTAATGAGCTGAACGTACGCAACCTCGGGCTGGACCTGAGCGATGGTCGCCATTTGCTGACCCACGCCGAACTGAATGTCGAACCGGGCGAGCGGGTGATGCTCAGCGGTCGTTCCGGCAGCGGCAAGTCCACGTTGTTGCGGGCGATGGGGCATTTGTGGCCCACCGGGCATGGCAGCATTCTGTTGCCGTCGGCCCGTTATCTGTTCCTGCCGCAAAAGCCCTATTTGCCGATCGGCAGCCTGCGCGAAGTGCTGAGTTATCCACAAGCCGGCGATGTTTACCCCAACGAACGTTATGCTCAGGTGCTGGAAACCTGCCGCCTGCCGCACTTGGTTTCGCGGTTGGACGAAAGCAACCATTGGCAGCGCATGCTCTCGCCCGGCGAGCAGCAACGCCTGGCCTTCGCCCGCGCATTGCTTTACGCGCCGTTATGGTTGTACATGGACGAAGCCACGTCGGCCATGGATGAAGAGGACGAGGCGACGCTGTACCAGGCCTTGATCGACCAGTTGCCGGGCCTGAGCATTGTCAGCGTCGGCCATCGAAGCAGTTTGAAACGTTTCCATCCGCGACACGTGCGTATCGAAAATGGCCAACTGGTGGAGCAGGCGGTGACCGCCTGATTGTCATTGTCGAACGCTGTTGTGGCGAGGGGATTTATCCCCGCTGGGCGCGAAGCGCCCCTTTCAAATCAACGGTCCTCGATATTGAGTCTGCCAATAGATCAAGGGGGCTGCTACGCAGCCCAGCGGGGATAAATCCCCTCGCCACAACGATGCATGGCGGTAACCTTTGACAAGGCCCACCGGTGAGCACGGTGATCGTACAACCACGTTGCGCTATGATGCACACTTAGCCGCTTGCCAAATATAGAGACACACCATGGAAAACCCGATCAACGTCCCACGCCTTCCCCGCAAGCGCCGCAGCCTGGCGCAGGAGCTGGTGACGGTCCTGACCGAGCAGATTCGCGACGGCCTGCTCAAGCGTGGCGATAAATTGCCCACCGAGTCGGCGATCATGGAAGCCCATGGCGTCAGCCGCACAGTCGTGCGCGAGGCAATTTCCCGGTTGCAGGCGGCCGGCCAGGTGGAAACCCGCCACGGCATTGGCACCTTCGTGCTGGACACGCCCAGCCCAAGCGGTTTTCGCATCGACCCGGCCACGGTAGTGACCTTGCGCGATGTGCTGGCGATCCTGGAATTGCGCATCAGCCTGGAAGTGGAATCCGCCGGGCTGGCGGCGCAGCGCCGCAGCGATGAGCAACTGGCGGCGATGCGGGCGGCCCTTGATGCCTTGAACGAAAGCGCGGCCCACGCCAGCGACGCGGTGGCCTCGGACTTCGCCTTCCACCTGGAAATCGCCCTGTCCACCGGCAACCGCTACTTCACCGACATCATGACCCACCTGGGCACCAGCATCATCCCGCGTACCCGGCTGAACTCGGCGCGCCTGGCCCATGACGACCATCAGCACTACATGGACCGCCTGAGCCGCGAGCACGAGGAAATCTACGAGGCCATTGCTCGCCAGGATTCCGACGCCGCCCGTGCGGCCATGCGTCTGCACCTGACCAACAGCCGCGAGCGGTTGCGCCAGGCCCATGAAGAGGCGCAGGCGCAGGGCTAGCGTCTTTCGGTTGAAATGAGGCGAGTCATTGCTTCTGTGGCGAGGGGATAAATCCCCTCGCCACAGAATGTCCCTCCCTGTGAGGCCGCGCTGATCGCCGCGTAAGGCGACTCAATAAAGATTGTGAAGGAACTACAGCCGTGCGCAGCACCGCCGTGCCTGGGGCTGTGTCCCCACGCTGCAACGGTGCCTATTGGCAGAGTTAACAGGGTCGACGAGCCGTCCTGGCGGCAATTTCCATTCGTCTTCCAATCTCGTCCTAAGTCCCGATTTAGAAGGCTTCACGCCAACAGCCCTGGCCTGCCTCCCCAACAAAAGACGAAATGCAGTTGACGTTCACATTTTAAGTTGTACGATGACCTACAACTTCACATGAAGCTGAACCGTTTCCTACAACACAACATTTGCGTCCAGGGTGTTCGAATAATGAATCCACAAGAACTGAAGTCCATCCTCTCGTCTGGCCTGCTGTCGTTCCCGGTCACCGATTTCACTGCCAATGGCGATTTCAATCGCGACAGCTACATCAAGCGTCTCGAGTGGCTGGCCCCGTATGGCGCCTCTGCGTTGTTCGCAGCGGGCGGCACCGGTGAATTCTTCTCCCTGGCCGCCAGCGAGTATTCCCAAGTCATCAAGACTGCCGTCGATACCTGCGCCACCAGCGTGCCAATCCTCGCCGGTGTCGGTGGTGCCACCCGCCAGGCCATCGAATACGCTCAAGAAGCCGAGCGCCTGGGCGCCAAGGGCCTGTTGCTGCTGCCGCACTACCTGACCGAAGCCAGCCAGGACGGCGTTGCCGCCCACGTTGAAGCCGTGTGCAAATCGGTGAAGATCGGCGTGGTGGTGTACAACCGCAACGTCTGCCGCCTGAACGCCACTCAGCTGGAGCAACTGGCCGAGCGCTGCCCGAACCTGATCGGCTACAAGGACGGCCTGGGCGATATCGAACTGATGGTGTCGATCCGTCGTCGCCTCGGCGATCGTTTCAGCTACCTGGGCGGTCTGCCGACCGCTGAAGTCTACGCCGCGGCCTACAAGGCCCTGGGCGTGCCGGTCTACTCCTCGGCGGTGTTCAACTTCATCCCGAAAACCGCGATGGACTTCTACCACGCCATTGCCCGCGACGATCACGAGACCGTTGGCAAGATCATCGACGACTTCTTCCTGCCATACCTGGACATCCGCAACCGCAAGGCCGGTTACGCAGTGAGCATCGTCAAGGCTGGCGCGAAGATCGTTGGCTATGACGCAGGTCCTGTGCGCACGCCGTTGACCGATCTGCTGCCAGAAGAATACGAAGCCCTGGCCGCGCTGATCGACAAGCAAGGCAAGCAGTAACAGACCCGACAAGGCCGCTGAGCAATCAGCGGCTTTTTGCGTAAGGCTCGATCGTTCCCGCGCGCGCGTGGGACGCAGCCAGGGACGCCCTGCGTTCCTAGACAGCTTTTGTGAGAGGAGAAGCTCCGTGGCAGATGCAAAGCGTTTCGATAACTACATCAACGGTCAGTGGGTGGCCGGTGCCGACTATTGCACCAACATCAACCCTTCTGACTTGTCCGAT
This genomic interval from Pseudomonas alvandae contains the following:
- a CDS encoding DUF6124 family protein — translated: MDKSVPDPPFNRTNPLAEFDAIEDLLKDRAAADRALDHYLNPKPSKPSTDPRIDSLFSVTAKADTDTLLTSTSETLASIKTMAEDLAFEVEGTRRSVALGIHQLVELCQLLVDKALDQLEAPASPAP
- a CDS encoding SIMPL domain-containing protein (The SIMPL domain is named for its presence in mouse protein SIMPL (signalling molecule that associates with mouse pelle-like kinase). Bacterial member BP26, from Brucella, was shown to assemble into a channel-like structure, while YggE from E. coli has been associated with resistance to oxidative stress.), translating into MHTFSRPAALLALSLGTVASLPALAADELHYNQISLRAEASQEVARDLMIVTLYTEEQNTDPAKLAAAVSTTLNKAIGQAKQVKGINLSQGSRNSYPIYDNKGGKITGWRERAELRLESADFAALSKLTGELLSDMKMGGMDFAIATATRQTSEDALLKDAVNAFKARAQLATEALGGKGYKIVNLNFNTNGYPQPYMRPQMMMKAASMDAESVTPEVEAGTSKVTMTADGVVEVLMQ
- a CDS encoding ABC transporter substrate-binding protein codes for the protein MDRTTFKPLLLALALIGSAPLAQAATTLVYCSEASPAGFDPSQYTSGTDFDASAETVFNRLTQFKRGGTEVEPGLATSWDVSPDGLAYTFHLRDGVKFHTTDYFTPTRNFNADDVLFTFQRLLDPQHPFRQAYPTESPYFTDMGLNTTIKNVEKVDEHTVRFSLNNVDAAFVQNLAMSFASVQSAEYAAQLLKEGKAGDLNQKPVGTGPFVFKRYQKDSQIRYTANTAYWKPEDVKLDNLIFSITPDAAVRLQKLKRGECQVSGYPRPADIEVMEQDPNLRVLKQPGFNLGFLAYNVTHPPLDQLKVRQALDMAIDKPAIIKAVYQGAGQLAQNALPPAQWSFDPAIQDAPHDVTKAKALLKEAGVAPGTTIDLWAMTVQRASNPNARMSAQMIQQDWARIGIKANIVSYEWGEYIKRAKNGEHDAMIYGWTGDNGDPDNWLGVLYSCAAVKGSNYAKWCDPAYDRLVQQAKVAADRQKRIELYQQAQKILKQQVPITPIANSTVFQPIRKEVVDFKLSPFGLTPFYGVGLNK
- a CDS encoding ABC transporter substrate-binding protein; its protein translation is MLKHAVIPFLVGAGLLASAPFASAATNLVFCSEGSPAGFDPGQYTTGTDFDASAETMFNRLTQFERGGTAVIPGLATKWDISEDGLTYTFHLREGVKFHTTSYFKPTREFNADDVLFTFNRMINKDDPFRKAYPTEFPYFTDMGMDTNITKIDKVDDHTVKFTLKDVDAAFIQNMAMSFASIQSAEYGAQLLKEGKAPDINQKPVGTGPFVFKSYQKDSNIRYTGNKDYWKPDDVKIDNLIFAITTDPSVRMQKLKKNECQITLFPRPADLKALKEDKALKMPDQAGFNLGYIAYNVMDKIKGSNEPNVLANLKVRQALDMAVNKPQIIDSVYQGAGQLAVNAMPPTQWSYDTTIKDAKYDPEKAKELLKEAGVKEGTNITLWAMPVQRPYNPNAKLMAEMLQSDWKKIGLNVNIVSYEWGEYIKRSKGGENQAMIIGWSGDNGDPDNWLNVLFGCDSLAGNNFSKWCDKKFDGLVKEAKRTTDQAKRTELYKQAQHVLKDAVPMTPIAHSTVYQPMRANVQDFKISPFGLNSFYGVSISK